A window of Pseudomonas denitrificans (nom. rej.) genomic DNA:
TCAATCCATTGGAATCCGCGCTCTGGCGGCTCACTCAAATCGGGGAATGATGTTGGCCTTGTCGATCGAGTCGACCGGCAGCAGGTATTCATGGTCATCCACCAGGACCACCACATCCTGCTCCTCCACACCACGGAGAATGCCCTGGAAATTGCGACGCCTTTCGAAAGGCGTGCGCAGCTTGATCTTCACCTGCTCGCCGACGTAACGGGCGAACTGTTCGAGTGTGAAGAGCGGCCGATCCATACCGGGCGAAGACACCTCCAGGGTGTACTCGCCACTGATCGGGTCTTCCACGTCGAGGATGCCACTGATCTGACGACTGACAATTTCGCAGTCATCGACCAGGATGCCTTCGGCACGATCGATATAAACCCGGAGCAGGGAATGGCGACCTTGGGAAATGTACTCCAGGCCCCAGCACTCATAGCCGAGCGCTTCTACTACAGGGGCCAACAAGGCCTGCAACTGTTCTAGCTTGCTCGACACCTGATCGCCTCGCGTATGCTGTAGAAACAAAAAATGGGCGAAACGCCCATCCCTTAAGGACCGCCCTGATCTGGCGGCGCGGACTGTCCAGCTAGCAAAAAGCCCCTGAAAAGGGGCTCTGCCAAACTGGTTGCGGGAGCAGGATTTGAACCTACGACCTTCGGGTTATGAGCCCGACGAGCTACCAGACTGCTCCATCCCGCGTCAAAGCTGGTGCGAAATTATACGGTCGAGCCCCTTGAAGGTCAACCGAAACTCCGGAACGACAAGGCCCGCACTGCGGGCCTTTTCGTAATATGGTACCGAGGAGGGGACTCGAACCCCTACAGCCTATGGCCACTACCACCTCAAGGTAGCGTGTCTACCAATTCCACCACCTCGGCAAAAACTCTTGCCTGCTTACTTCTGCTCAGGAGCCGCCGGAACGTCGCCGTTACCGCCTGCAGGGGCTTGAGGTTGCCCTTGCGCGCCCGGCACATCGCTAGCTGCCGGAGCTTGTTCCTGCTTCTGCTCCATCACTGCCGGATCAGGAAGCCCAGCGTGACGAATCATATCAGCTTTTTCTTTAGCAAAATACGCTAAACCCAAGCTAGTAATAAAAAAAACTGCGGCCAGCACAGCAGTGAAGCGACTCAGGAAGGTAGCAGAACCCTGGCTACCGAAAACAGTACCCGAAGCGCCAGCACCAAACGACGCACCTGCGTCGGCACCCTTGCCTTGCTGAAGCAGGACCAGCACAACCAGACCCAGCGCCATCAGCAGGTGAATCACGATTACAACTGTTTCCAGCATCTTCAGTTTCCTGCGGCGCGACAGATCGCACCGAACTCATCTGCATTCAGGGAAGCTCCACCAATGAGCCCCCATCGATATCCGGCATGCCGAAAAGCTCGACAGCGTTGGCGGCCTTGACACTACCGCCGTACAGGAGACGAAGGCCGCGAGCCACCTCTGCGTTCTCCGCCGAGATCTGCGCGCGAATCGCCGCATGTACTTCCTGGGCTTGCTCGGGAGAAGCGGTCAGCCCCGTCCCAATTGCCCACACCGGCTCGTAAGCCACAACGGCGCGGGAGAAAGCCCCGACACCGAGATCTTCGATCACCGAGCCCAACTGGCGCCCGACAACCTCAAGAGTCTTGCCCGCCTCACGCTGCTCGCGGGTCTCACCCACGCACAGGATCGGAATCAGGCCACACGACTGAACCGCCGCAAACTTGCGACTGATCACGCCATCGCTCTCACCCAGGATCAGGCGACGCTCGGAGTGACCGACCAGCACCAGCGAGCAACTCGCATCCGCCAACTGGCTGGCTGCGATCTCGCCCGTCAAGGCGCCCTGCATCGGCTCAACCGCGCAATTCTGCGCACCGACGGCAACCGCCTTTCCATCCAGACCTTGTACGACCTGATTGATGTACAGACAGGGCGGAAACACCGCCACATCGACACCCGTGGGAAGAGCCAGTTGACGCAGGCCTTTGATCAGCTCCGTTACGCTGGAGCGGGTACCGTGCATTTTCCAATTACCGGCCACCAAGGGTCGACGCATGCTGTACCTCGCTGAGCAAAGTGGGCGCAGATATTACTCGACGCTTTGGGAACTGACAAGAGAAATCAAGCACATACCTCTGTAACGACTTTTGCCAGCTGCTCGGCATAGCCGCGAACGCGAGCCTCTTCGTCACCCTCGACCATCACCCGAACCAGCGGCTCGGTACCGGACTTGCGCAGCAGAACGCGGCCGCGCCCGGCCATTTCCTCGGTCACCTTGGCGCAAGCTTCCTTGACCGCCGGATGTTCCAGAGGATCGACGCCACCGCCAGCGAAACGCACGTTGATCAGCACCTGCGGGCACTTGCGAATGCCCATGCGCGCCTCGGCCAGGTTCTGCCCGCGGGTCTTGAGCGCCATCAGCACCTGCAGCGCCGCAATGATCGCATCGCCCGTGGTGGTGTGCTGGTAGCACACGACATGGCCGGAATTCTCGCCACCCAGTTGCCAGTTGCGCGACTGCAGCTCGGACATCACGTAACGGTCGCCCACCTTGGCGCGGGCGAAGGGAATATGCAGTTCCTGCAGAGCCAATTCGAGCCCCAGGTTGCTCATCAGGGTCCCGACCACGCCGCCATGCAGCTTGCCGCGATCGAGCATGTCACGGGCGATCAGGTAGAGAATCTCGTCGCCGTCGACGATGGTGCCGGTATGGTCGACCATCATCACCCGGTCGCCGTCGCCGTCGAAGGCGATACCGATATCCGCATGATTAGCCAGAACAGCTTCCTGCAGCGCCCCCATGTGGGTGGAACCGCAATTGTGGTTGATGTTCAGGCCGTTGGGCTCGGCGCCGATGACAAATACCTCGGCACCCAGCTCACGGAATACGTTGGGTGCGATCTTGTAGGTCGCGCCATGGGCGCAATCCAGCGCGATGCGCAGGCCGGCAAAACTGGTGTTCGAAGGCACGCTGCTCTTGCAGAACTCGATGTAGCGGCCGGCCGCGTCATTGATGCGCGAGACCTTGCCCAGACGGGCAGACTCGACCACGGTCATCGGCGCGTCGAGGAGCTCCTCGATGATCAGCTCGACCTCGTCGGGCAGCTTGGTGCCCTGGCCGGAGAAGAACTTGATGCCGTTGTCGTCATGGGGATTGTGCGAGGCACTGATGACGATGCCGGCTTCAGCATGGAAAGTGCGGGTCAGATAGGCGATGCCGGGCGTCGGCATAGGGCCCAGCAGCATCACGTCGGCGCCGGCGGCAGACAAGCCAGCCTCCAGCGCGGATTCGAACATGTAGCCGGAAATCCGCGTGTCCTTGCCGACGAGCACGCGGCATTTACCCTGCTGACGGAAGGCCATGCCCACCGCCCAGCCCAATTTGAGCACGAAGTCCGGCGTGATCGGCGGAGTGCCTACGCGCCCGCGAATTCCATCGGTGCCAAAATACTTCCTGCTCATGCGGGCATCCCCTCTTCCGTTGCACTTTCCACTGCGTGAATCATTCGAACCACATCCACGGTCTCGGCGACATCGTGGACGCGGATAATGCTGGCTCCCCTGGTGACTGCAAGGGCGGCCAGCGCCAGGCTGCCATAGAGACGCTCGCCCACCTCAAGGCCAAGCGCGCGCCCGACCATGCTCTTGCGCGAGACACCGACCAGCATCGGGCACCCCATGTCCATCAACCTGTCCATCTGTCGGAACAGATTCAGGTTGTGGCTCTGGGTCTTGGCGAAACCAAAGCCAGGATCGATGACGATCCGCTCGCGAGCAATGCCCACGGCTTCGCACAGCGCGATGCGTTCCTCAAGGAAGCCACGGACTTCCTGAAGGATATCCGGGTAACGCGGGTCATCCTGCATGTTTCCCGGCTCACCGCGCATGTGCATCAGGCACACCGGGAGCCCGGTATCGACGGCAGCATCCAGGGCGCCGTCGCGCTGCAGTGAGCGCACGTCGTTGATCAGCCCGGCACCAAGGCGCGCGGTCTCGCGCATGACGGCCGGAGTGGAGGTATCCACCGAAATCACCACATCCAGCTCGCGGGCAATGGCCTCGACCACCGGAGCGACACGTTCCAGCTCCTCGGTGGGCGAAACCACGCGAGCGCCCGGACGCGTCGACTCGCCGCCGATATCGATCAGCGTGGCGCCTGCCGCGACCATCTCCGCTGCGTGGCGCAACGCAGCATCGTGCTGGTTGAAGCGCCCGCCGTCGGAGAAGGAATCAGGGGTGACGTTGAGGATGCCCATGACGTGCGGGCGGCTTAAATCAAGAACCCGGTTGCCGCAAGGCAACCGGGTCGGGTGGTACAACGAACTCATTCAGTGCTCTCAGTGTTCGCCGGCGGGCCCGCCAATCGGATTTTCCTGGCGACCTTCGTCGCGCGGCGAGGCAGCGTTGCCGGAGGAACCGGAGTTGCCACCCTGCCAGTCACGCGGTTCGCGCGGAGTACGGCCAGCCATGATGTCGTCGATCTGATCGGCATCGATGGTTTCGTACTTCATCAGTGCGTCGGCCATCATGTCGAGCTTGTCGCGGTTCTCTTCCAGCAGGCGCTTGGCGATGCCGTAGCAGTCGTCGATGATGCGACGCACCTCCTGGTCGATCAGCTTGGCGGTCTCACCCGAGATATTCGAGTGCTGGCCACCAGCGCTGCGGCCGAGGAAGACCTCGCCCTCCTCTTCCGCGTACATCAGCGGACCGAGCTTCTCCGACAGGCCCCACTTGGTCACCATGTTCCGCGCCAGCTGGGTGGCACGCATGATGTCGTTGGAAGCGCCGGTGGTCACACCCTCGAAGCCCAGGGTCATCTCTTCGGCGATACGGCCACCGAACAGCGAGCAGATCTGGCTTTCCAGGGCGCGCTTGGACAGGCTGTAGCGGTCCTCTTCCGGCAGGAACATGGTCACGCCCAGGGCGCGACCGCGCGGAATGATGGAAACCTTGTAGACCGGGTCGTGCTCCGGAACCAGGCGACCAACGATGGCGTGGCCTGCTTCGTGGAACGCGGTGTTCTTCTTCTCCTTCTCGGACATGACCATGGTCTTGCGCTCGGCGCCCATCATGATCTTGTCCTTGGCCAGCTCGAACTCACGCATGTCGACGATGCGCTTGTTGGAGCGGGCGGCGAACAGCGAAGCCTCGTTGACCAGGTTGGCCAGGTCGGCACCGGAGAAGCCGGGGGTACCGCGCGCGATCACGGCGGGATCGACGTTGTCGCCCAGCGGGACCTTGCGCATGTGCACTTTCAAAATCTGCTCGCGACCACGGATGTCCGGCAGACCAACCACCACCTGGCGGTCGAAGCGACCGGGACGCAGCAGCGCGGGGTCGAGCACGTCCGGACGGTTGGTCGCGGCGATGACGATGATGCCGTCATTCATCTCGAAGCCATCCATCTCCACCAGCAACTGGTTGAGGGTCTGTTCGCGCTCGTCGTGACCACCACCCAGGCCGGCGCCACGATGGCGACCGACGGCGTCGATCTCGTCGATGAAGATGATGCAGGGTGCGTGCTTCTTGGCCTGATCGAACATGTCGCGAACGCGCGAGGCGCCTACGCCGACAAACATTTCCACGAAGTCCGAACCGGAAATGGTGAAGAACGGCACCTTGGCTTCGCCGGCGATCGCCTTGGCGAGCAGGGTCTTACCGGTACCGGGCGGGCCGACCATCAGCACGCCGCGCGGGATACGACCGCCCAGGCGCTGGAACTTGCCCGGATCGCGGAGGAATTCCACCAGCTCGCTGACCTCTTCCTTGGCCTCGTCGCAACCGGCGACGTCGGCGAAGGTGGTCTTCACCTGGTCTTCCGACAACAGACGGGCCTTGCTCTTGCCGAAGCTCATCGGGCCGCCGCGTCCACCGCCGCCGCCCTGCATCTGGCGCATGAAGAACATGAAGACCGCGATGATCACCAGGATCGGGAAGCTTGCGACCAGCAATTGAGTCCAGATGCTCTGCTGCTCGGGCTGCTTGCCCTCAACAACGACGTTGTTGTTGACCAGGTCGCCGATCAGGCCGTTGTCCTGGATCGCCGGGCGGATGGTCTTGAAGGTGTCACCATCCTGGCGCTTGCCGGTGATGACATAGCCGTCGACGGTCACGCGCTCGACCTTGCCGTCCTTCACCTGCTGGATGAAGTCGGAATAGTTGAGCGTCTGCGGCTCGCTCGGGCTGGAGAAGTTGTTCATCACGGTGACGAGTACCGCCGCAATGATCAGCCACAGAATCAGGTTCTTTGCCATGTCGTTCAATTGACTACCCTCTGAAGCCGGCTCCGCCCTGGAAACCGCTTCTCACGACGGCCAGACTCCTTCCGGCCAAAATTACTACACAACGCCCGCCGCCAGGCAGGCGCCGTCTGTAACCCTTTATGAACCCCGGCTTTCACCGGTACAAGCAAAACCTGCAAGGCATAGACCAGAAGCCTGCCCAATCATTCCAGTCTAGGCGCCGCGAAAGCCCCGTGCGAGCAGATACTGCTCCCGCGAACGGTCGCGGGACGACAGCGGTTTGCGCATCTGCACCTTCTCGAAGTTCTCGCGAACCATCTTGTGATAAGCGTCGAAACCCTCACCCTGGAAAATCTTGATCAGGAAATCACCGCCCGGACGCAGTACACGGGTGCACAGGTCCAGGGCCAGCTCGCAGAGGAACATCGCACGAGGCATGTCCACGGCGGGCAGTCCACTCATATTGGGGGCCATATCGGAAATCACAAGGTCTACCGGATTTTCTCCGATGGCCTCGAGCAACTGGGCAAAGACCTCGTCCTCGGTGAAGTCACCCTGGATGAAGGTGACGTCCGGGATGCTGTCCATCGGCAGGATGTCCGACGCGATCAGGGTGCCCTTGTCGCCGATCACCCGGCTGGTGACCTGCGACCAGCCGCCCGGCGCCGCGCCGAGGTCGACCACGGTCATGCCGGGGCGCAGGATGCGATCCTTCTCCTGGATTTCCAGCAGTTTGTAGCTGGCACGCGAGCGATAGCCGTCGCGCTGTGCCATCTTCACGTAAGGATCGTCGAAATGTTCTTTCAGCCAGCGATGGCTAGTCTTGGAACGGGCCACGTATTACCTCGTCTGAGCGGCATCCCGGTATAACCGAAACTCGGGTAGAATATCCGCCTTTTTTCCCAGGGGTCAGATTATGGCGCTCTCTCAGGAGCAGAAAAAGCAGTTCAAATCTATCGGGCATCACCTGAAACCCGTATTGACCGTTGCTGAAAACGGTCTTTCGGAAGGTGTGATGGCCGAGCTTGAGCGTGCGCTCAACGATCATGAACTGATCAAGGTGCAGTTCCGCATCACCGAACGCGACGACCGTCGTGCGCTGATCGACGAACTCTGCCAGAACGGCAGCTGCGAACTGGTTCAGTCCATCGGCAAGATGGCGCTGATCTATCGTCGCAATCCCAAGCCGAACAAGAACCTGTCGAACATCAGCCGCTTCAGCGGCCTCTGACAGTCAAGACCGGCAACGCGGAGCCGGCAAGGCTCCGCCGCGTCAGTTCCGCTCGTCCCGCCCGGGCGCCGGCTGCAACACCAGCAGCAAGCCACACAGCGCCACCACCAGGTAGTTGAACAGCAGCCAGCGCTGAGCATCCGGCGCTACCTGGCGCACCACGAAATAAGCCGCCGCCATCACCAGCACGGTCAGCAGCAACTGCCCCCGCGTTTCACGGGTGAAGGCAGCGAACCCGCGCGCCTGCCAGAGCACCAGAGCCTGGAGCAGCACGCAGAAACCGGCGAAGCCCAGCAGCAATGGCTTCAGCGCGTCGGCGACGGCCTCCACCAGCAGTGGCGCCAGGCCGATCTTGTCCAGTGCCGGCAACACCACGAACTGAAGCAGCCAGAGGCCGCCGACCCAGAATGTCTGGGCCAGCAGCCAACTGATGGTGCCTGCGCTCAGGGATTGCCGATCAGGCGTGGCGGACTTCAACGATCTCGTACTCGACGTCGCCGCCCGGAGTCTTGACCAGAACAGCGTCGCCTTCAGTCTTGCCGATCAGCGCACGGGCGATCGGCGAGTTGACCGAGATCTTGCTGTTCTTGATGTCCGCCTCGTCGTCGCCGACGATCTGGTAGGTCACCGTCTCGTCGGTCTCGACGTTGGCGATATCGACGGTGGTGCCGAAGATCACCTTGCCGCTGTGCGGAATGGTGGTCACGTCGATGATCTGCGCGTTGGACAGCTTGGCCTCGATGTCGCGGATGCGAGCTTCGGACATGCCCTGCTGTTCACGGGCCGCATGGTATTCGGCGTTTTCCTTGAGGTCGCCCAGTTCACGCGCTTCGGCGATGGCCTGGGTGATCTGCGGGCGCAGAACGGTCTTCAGGTACTTCAGTTCTTCTTCCAGGGCGCGAGAGCCCTGGACGGTCATTGGAAATTTGCTCATGCGTTGATTCCTGCATGGAGATCCTGCAGACGGCGAACGGTCTTCTCGGGACCGAACTTGAGCGCCTCACAGATCGCCTGCCCCGCCGCAATGGTGGTGGTGCAGTAGATCTTGTGCTGCAGGGCGTTACGACGGATGGAATAGGAGTCAGCGATGGACTGGCGGCCTTCGGTGGTGTTGATGATCAGGGTGACCTCGTCATTCTTGATCATGTCGACCACGTGAGGACGGCCCTCGGTCACCTTGTTCACGCGACGTACCGGCAGACCGGCAGCCTCGATCACCTTGGCGGTGCCAGCAGTGGCAACCACCTCGAAGCCCAGTGCGACCAGGTCGCGGGCGACCTGAACGGCTTGCGGCTTGTCGTCCTCGCGGACGCTGATGAAGGCGCAACCGGCATTCGGCAGGATTTCGCTGGCGCCCAACTGGGCCTTGGCGAATGCCTCACCGAAGCTGTCGCCGACACCCATCACCTCGCCAGTGGATTTCATCTCTGGGCCGAGGATCGGGTCGACGCCGGGGAACTTGGCGAACGGGAACACCGCTTCCTTGACGCTATAGTACGGCGGGATCACCTCCTGGGTGAAGCCGACTTCGGCCAGGGACTTGCCAGCCATGACGCGGGCCGCAACCTTGGCCAGCGATTCGCCGATGCACTTGGAGACGAACGGTACGGTACGGGACGCGCGCGGGTTCACCTCGATCACGTAGATGTCTTCGCCCTGCACGGCCATCTGCACGTTCATCAGGCCGACCACGCCGAGCTCCAGGGCCATCTTCTTGACCTGCTCGCGGATCTCGTCCTGGATGTGCTGCGGCAGCGAGTACGGCGGCAGCGAGCAGGCGGAGTCACCGGAGTGCACGCCGGCCTGTTCGATGTGCTGCATGATCGCGCCGATCACCACGGTCTCGCCGTCGCACACCGCATCGATGTCGACCTCGATGGCGCAGTTGAGGAAGCGGTCCAGCAGCACCGGGCTGTCGTTGGAAACCTTCACGGCCTCGCGCATGTAGCGCTTGAGCTCTTCTTCCTGGTAGACGATTTCCATCGCGCGGCCGCCCAGTACGTAGGACGGGCGCACCACCATCGGGTAGCCGATGTTCTTCGACAGCTCCAGGGCCTGGTCTTCGCTGCGCGCGGTGGCGTTGGCCGGCTGGCGCAGGTTCAGGCGCTGCACCATGTGCTGGAAGCGCTCACGGTCTTCGGCGCGATCGATGGCGTCCGGGCTGGTGCCGATGATCGGCACGCCGGCCTCTTCCAGGGCGCGGCAGAGTTTCAGCGGGGTCTGGCCGCCGTACTGCACGATCACACCCTTGGGCTGCTCGACGCGGACGATTTCCAGCACGTCTTCCAGGGTCACCGGCTCGAAGTAAAGGCGATCGGACGTGTCGTAGTCGGTGGAGACGGTCTCCGGGTTGCAGTTGACCATGATGGTCTCGTAACCGTCTTCACGCATGGCCAGTGCGGCATGTACGCAGCAGTAGTCGAACTCGATGCCCTGGCCGATACGGTTCGGACCGCCGCCCAGGATCATGATCTTGTCGCGAGTCGACGGATTGGCTTCGCACTCTTCCTCGTAGGTCGAGTACATGTAGGCGGTGTCGGTGGCGAATTCGGCGGCGCAGGTGTCCACGCGCTTGTACACCGGCAGCACCTTGAGCTTGTGGCGATGGTTGCGCAGGTTCTTCTCGGTCACACCCAGCAAGGTGGCCAGGCGGGCGTCAGAGAAGCCCTTGCGCTTGAGCTTGTACATCAGCTCGCGGTCGATGGCGGACAGACCCAGGGTCTTGACGCGCTCTTCATCCTTGACCAGGTCTTCGATCTGCACCAGGAACCACTCGTCGATGCGGGTCAAGTCGAAGACTTCGGCGATGCTCTTGCCAGCACGGAAGGCGTCGGCGACGTACCAGATGCGGTCGGCATTGGGTACGGTCAGCTCGCGCTTGAGGATGCTCTCGGCTTCCGGGTTGCTCAGGTCGAGCTTCGGATCGAAACCGGTGGCGCCGACTTCCAGGCCGCGCAGGGCTTTCTGCACGGACTCCTGGAAGGTACGACCGATGGCCATGACTTCACCTACGGATTTCATCTGGGTGGTCAGGCGGGCGTCGGCTTTCGGGAATTTCTCGAAGGCGAAACGCGGGATCTTGGTGACGACGTAGTCGATCGCCGGCTCGAAGGACGCCGGGGTGCGGCCGCCGGTGATGTCGTTCTGCAGTTCGTCGAGGGTGTAGCCGACCGCCAGCTTGGCGGCGATCTTGGCGATCGGGAAGCCGGTGGCCTTGGAGGCCAGCGCCGAGGAACGAGATACACGCGGGTTCATCTCGATCACGACCATGCGGCCGGTGTTCGGGCAGATGCCGAACTGCACGTTCGAACCGCCGGTTTCCACGCCGATCTCACGCAGCACCGCCAGGGAGGCGTTGCGCATGATCTGGTATTCCTTGTCGGTCAGGGTCTGTGCCGGCGCCACGGTGATCGAGTCACCGGTGTGCACGCCCATCGGGTCGAAGTTCTCGATGGCGCAGACGATGATGCAGTTGTCCTTCTTGTCGCGGACAACCTCCATCTCGTATTCCTTCCAGCCGATCAGCGATTCGTCGATCAGCAGCTCGTTGGTCGGCGACAGGTCCAGACCACGGGTGCAGATTTCCTCGAATTCTTCGCGGTTGTAGGCGATGCCGCCGCCGGTACCGCCCATGGTGAAGGACGGACGGATGATGCACGGGAAGTTGACCTTCTCCAGCACGCCGTAGGCTTCTTCCATGGTGTGGGCGATGCCCGAGCGCGGGCAGGCCAGGCCGATGTCACGCATCGCCTTGTCGAAGCGCGAACGGTCTTCGGCCTTGTCGATGGTGTCGGCGTTGGCGCCGATCATTTCCACGCCGAACTGCTCGAGCACGCCGTGGCGCTCCAGGTCCAGGGCGCAGTTCAGAGCGGTCTGGCCGCCCATGGTCGGCAGCAGCGCGTCAGGGCGCTCCTTCTCGATGATCTTGGCGACGGTCTGCCACTTGATCGGCTCGATGTAGGTGGCGTCGGCCATGGCCGGGTCGGTCATGATGGTGGCCGGGTTGGAGTTCACCAGGATGACACGGAAGCCTTCTTCCTTCAGGGCCTTGCAGGCCTGTGCGCCGGAGTAGTCGAACTCGCAGGCCTGGCCGATGACGATCGGGCCGGCGCCGAGGATCAGGATGCTCTTGATGTCTGTACGCTTGGGCATGGGACTCTCGTTGCAATATTCAGGAAAGGGTTGCGCTGGCCAGCTTCACGCCAAAGCCGACGAACAGGGCGCCGACGCCACTCGAGGCGCCGGCAGCCAGCCGCTGCCGCCGACGGAACCAGGCCGCCAGACGCACACCGGAGAAAATCAGGAAACTCAGGTACAGGGCGCTGATGATCTCGAGGATCGTACCCAGCACCAGGAACGACAGGCCGGGGTAGGCGTAACCCGGGTCGACGAACTGGATGAAGAAGGAAATGAAGAAGAGGATCGCCTTGGGGTTGGACAGGCTCAGCAGCAGCGCCTTGCGGAACGGCTGGTTGACGTCCACTTCCTTCGCCGGCGCGGCGGCTGCCTCCAGCGGGTTGCGCAGCTTCTGCCAACCACCGCGGAGCATGCCGATCCCCAGATAGAACAGGTACGCGGCGCCGACGTACTTCAGGCCCAGGAACAGCATCGGCTCGGCCTTGAGGACCGAGGCAATACCCAGCGCCGACAGGAACATCAGGATCGCATCACCGAGGAACACCGCACTCGCCGCCCGGTAGCCCGAAGCCACGCCGCGCTGGGCGGCGGTGGCGAGGACGAACAGCGAGTTCGGCCCCGGCAGCAGGACGATGAACAACGTACCCAGGACGTAGGTCCAGAGATCGGTGATTCCCAGGGTCGGCATCATCTTCTTCTACCTCTTCGAGCTCGTACTCAGCGGCGCTCGGCCATCGCCGCGATGAAGCGGTCGAACAGCGGAGCCACGTCGTGCGGGCCTGGGCTGGCTTCCGGGTGACCCTGGAAGCTGAAGGCCACCTTGTCGGTGCGCTCGATGCCCTGCAGGGTACCGTCGAACAGCGACTTGTGGGTGGCGCGCAGGTTGGCCGGCATGCTGCCTTCATCGACCGCGAAACCGTGGTTCTGGCTGGTGATCATGACCACGCCCGAATCCAGATCCTGCACCGGGTGGTTGGCACCGTGGTGGCCGTGGCCCATCTTCAGGGTCTTGGCGCCGGAGGCCAGGGCCAGCAGCTGGTGGCCGAGGCAGATGCCGAAGACCGGGATCTCGGTATCGAGGAACTCGCGGATGGCCTGGATGGCGTAGTCGCACGGCTCGGGGTCGCCAGGGCCGTTGGAGAGGAAGATGCCGTCCGGGTTCAGGGCGAGCACTTCGCTGGCCGGAGTCTGTGCCGGCACCACGGTCAGGCGGCAGCCACGGGCAACCAGCATGCGCAGGATGTTCAGCTTGACCCCGAAATCGTAGGCGACCACATGGTACGGCAAGTCGGCGGCGGCGATTTCCGGATGGCTGTCGGTTTCCAGGTTCCACACGCTGGAACGCCACTCGTAACGCTCGGTGGAGGAAACGACCTTGGCCAGGTCCATGCCTTTCAGGCCCGGGAAGCCGCGCGCCAGTTCGAGGGCTTTTTCCTCGGTGGCGTCGTCGCCAGCCAGGATGCAGCCGTTCTGCGAACCTTTCTCGCGCAGGATACGGGTCAGGCGGCGGGTATCGATGCCGGCGATGGCAACGGTGCCGCTCTCTTTCAGGTAGTCCGGCAGGGACTGCTTGTCGCGCCAGCTGCTGGAGAGCAGCGGCAGGTCACGGATGATCAGGCCGGCAGCCCAGACCTTGTTCGACTCGGCGTCTTCAGGCGTAGTGCCGGTGTTGCCGATGTGCGGGTAGGTCAGGGTGACGATCTGTTGGGCGTAGGAAGGATCGGTGAGGATTTCCTGGTAGCCGGTCATGGCGGTGTTGAACACCACCTCTCCGACGGTCTGGCCGTCGGCGCCGATGGCTTCACCGCGAAAAACGCTGCCGTCGGCAAGTGCAAGTATGGCTGGCTTAGTCAAGAAGACCTCCCGTAGTTCAAGCCTGGCTGGGCGTGCGCAGATTGTAAAAAAGCGGGATGACATCAGAAGAAGTCATCCCGCTTTTTATGTGATCATGCTGCGCTACTTTTAGTGGACACACTAAAGCTGTAGTTTACAGAAATGCGACATCATGGTCCACCTTTTGCACGACGTACGGCCATGCCACTCAGCGCAGGCCGAGAACATCCTGCATGTCGTACAGGCCGTTGGCCTGCCCATCCAGCCACTGCGCAGCACGCACGGCACCGCGAGCAAAGGTCA
This region includes:
- the rimP gene encoding ribosome maturation factor RimP translates to MSSKLEQLQALLAPVVEALGYECWGLEYISQGRHSLLRVYIDRAEGILVDDCEIVSRQISGILDVEDPISGEYTLEVSSPGMDRPLFTLEQFARYVGEQVKIKLRTPFERRRNFQGILRGVEEQDVVVLVDDHEYLLPVDSIDKANIIPRFE
- a CDS encoding YhbY family RNA-binding protein; protein product: MALSQEQKKQFKSIGHHLKPVLTVAENGLSEGVMAELERALNDHELIKVQFRITERDDRRALIDELCQNGSCELVQSIGKMALIYRRNPKPNKNLSNISRFSGL
- the rlmE gene encoding 23S rRNA (uridine(2552)-2'-O)-methyltransferase RlmE, whose product is MARSKTSHRWLKEHFDDPYVKMAQRDGYRSRASYKLLEIQEKDRILRPGMTVVDLGAAPGGWSQVTSRVIGDKGTLIASDILPMDSIPDVTFIQGDFTEDEVFAQLLEAIGENPVDLVISDMAPNMSGLPAVDMPRAMFLCELALDLCTRVLRPGGDFLIKIFQGEGFDAYHKMVRENFEKVQMRKPLSSRDRSREQYLLARGFRGA
- the folP gene encoding dihydropteroate synthase, which produces MSSLYHPTRLPCGNRVLDLSRPHVMGILNVTPDSFSDGGRFNQHDAALRHAAEMVAAGATLIDIGGESTRPGARVVSPTEELERVAPVVEAIARELDVVISVDTSTPAVMRETARLGAGLINDVRSLQRDGALDAAVDTGLPVCLMHMRGEPGNMQDDPRYPDILQEVRGFLEERIALCEAVGIARERIVIDPGFGFAKTQSHNLNLFRQMDRLMDMGCPMLVGVSRKSMVGRALGLEVGERLYGSLALAALAVTRGASIIRVHDVAETVDVVRMIHAVESATEEGMPA
- the ftsH gene encoding ATP-dependent zinc metalloprotease FtsH — translated: MAKNLILWLIIAAVLVTVMNNFSSPSEPQTLNYSDFIQQVKDGKVERVTVDGYVITGKRQDGDTFKTIRPAIQDNGLIGDLVNNNVVVEGKQPEQQSIWTQLLVASFPILVIIAVFMFFMRQMQGGGGGRGGPMSFGKSKARLLSEDQVKTTFADVAGCDEAKEEVSELVEFLRDPGKFQRLGGRIPRGVLMVGPPGTGKTLLAKAIAGEAKVPFFTISGSDFVEMFVGVGASRVRDMFDQAKKHAPCIIFIDEIDAVGRHRGAGLGGGHDEREQTLNQLLVEMDGFEMNDGIIVIAATNRPDVLDPALLRPGRFDRQVVVGLPDIRGREQILKVHMRKVPLGDNVDPAVIARGTPGFSGADLANLVNEASLFAARSNKRIVDMREFELAKDKIMMGAERKTMVMSEKEKKNTAFHEAGHAIVGRLVPEHDPVYKVSIIPRGRALGVTMFLPEEDRYSLSKRALESQICSLFGGRIAEEMTLGFEGVTTGASNDIMRATQLARNMVTKWGLSEKLGPLMYAEEEGEVFLGRSAGGQHSNISGETAKLIDQEVRRIIDDCYGIAKRLLEENRDKLDMMADALMKYETIDADQIDDIMAGRTPREPRDWQGGNSGSSGNAASPRDEGRQENPIGGPAGEH
- the secG gene encoding preprotein translocase subunit SecG, producing MLETVVIVIHLLMALGLVVLVLLQQGKGADAGASFGAGASGTVFGSQGSATFLSRFTAVLAAVFFITSLGLAYFAKEKADMIRHAGLPDPAVMEQKQEQAPAASDVPGAQGQPQAPAGGNGDVPAAPEQK
- the glmM gene encoding phosphoglucosamine mutase — protein: MSRKYFGTDGIRGRVGTPPITPDFVLKLGWAVGMAFRQQGKCRVLVGKDTRISGYMFESALEAGLSAAGADVMLLGPMPTPGIAYLTRTFHAEAGIVISASHNPHDDNGIKFFSGQGTKLPDEVELIIEELLDAPMTVVESARLGKVSRINDAAGRYIEFCKSSVPSNTSFAGLRIALDCAHGATYKIAPNVFRELGAEVFVIGAEPNGLNINHNCGSTHMGALQEAVLANHADIGIAFDGDGDRVMMVDHTGTIVDGDEILYLIARDMLDRGKLHGGVVGTLMSNLGLELALQELHIPFARAKVGDRYVMSELQSRNWQLGGENSGHVVCYQHTTTGDAIIAALQVLMALKTRGQNLAEARMGIRKCPQVLINVRFAGGGVDPLEHPAVKEACAKVTEEMAGRGRVLLRKSGTEPLVRVMVEGDEEARVRGYAEQLAKVVTEVCA